TCTCGGCGACGTTGCCGAAGTGCAGCGCCGCCGCGCCCATCACCTGCACGTCGAAGGGGCGCTGGTCGAGCACCCGCCAGGCCGCCTCGCGGGCCACCGCGAACGCCTCGGGCAGCAGGTCGTCGAGGCTCTCGCCGTCGGCGTGCCGCTTCTTGAACTCGTCGGTCTTGGCCCGCAACTCGGCGTCGGTGAGCTTCTCGATCTCGTCGGACAAGGTGTTGACGTAGTCAGCCACCCGCTTGAGACGCTTGAGCATGCGACCTTCGCCAAGGCGCAGCAACTTCGACAGCACGGTGTTGTCCCCTTTGGGATATGCCCCTGTTGGTAGGAGTCTTGATCGAGCGACTCCCATGGTAGGCGACACACTTCTTTGGACGCCGAACGTCGACTTGTTGCGCCAATTTGCTGGGAATCCCGCCACAAGTCGACGCTCGGCGGGATAACGGCATCAGCCCAGTCGGATCAGGCCGTAGTCATAGGCGTGGCGGCGGTAGACCACGCACGGGCGCTCGGTGTGCTTGTCGTGGAACAAGAAGAAGTCGTGCCCGACGAGCTCCATCTCGTAGAGCGCGTCGTCGACCGTCATCGGCGTGGCCGGATGCTCCTTGGTCCGCACGATCCGTCCGGGTTCGTGGTCCGACTCCACGCCGTCGTGCTCGGCGGGTGCCGCGGGCGCGGCGCGCCCCGGTTCCCGGGGCGGCACCGCGGTGGCGGCGGCCAGCGAGACCGGCGTCTTGTCGCCGTAGTGGACCTTGCGACGGTCCTTGACGCGGCGCAGCCGGGCCTCCAGCTTGTCGACCGCGGACTCGAACGCGGCGTAGAAACTGTTGGCGCAGGCCTCCGCCCTGCTCACCGGGCCCCGGCCGCGGGCGGTGATCTCTACGCGCTGACACGATTTGCGCTGCCGTCGGTTGGGCGCGTGCTTGAGCTCGACATCGAAAAGGTAGATGGAGCGATCGAACCGCTCGAGGCGGGCGAGTTTTTGGGAGACGTACAGACGGTAATGATCGGGGATTTCTACGTTGCGGCCTTTGAACACAACGTCGGCGGTGGTTGTCGGTTGGGCTTGCCCATCGGGGACGGAGGGCGGTTGGTCCAGAATCTGACCGGAATCCACGGATAGCCTTGACATACGTGACAACTCGTTTCTCTTTACACGTCGCACGCGCGTTGCGTGCCCGGCTGACTTAATGCGCCGACGAGGTGAGAGCGGTTCGAGACTGGCTACCGCCGCAGGCTGCCCGCCGGTGCAAGGTGTCGATTACTCACCCCTTCCCGCAAGTGGGGCTCAACCTGGGAATATCGCGACCAGTGAGTCAATGAATGTTGATTCCGACGTTAGCTCGTGTTCGCCTCCCCATGCCACTAATTTCGCAGAGCTGTTGCGAGTTCTTCACAACCTCTTGGCCGGTTCACAGCCTCACGCGGCGGCGATCGCCAGCACGGCGACGACGCGGACCCCCGCGCCCTGAAGAACGCGCACCGACTCTCGCGCCGTCGCCCCGGTGGTGACGATGTCGTCGACGACCATGACGTCGGTGCGCGGCGGCCGGCCGCGCAGCACGACCCGGCCGGTGATGTTGCGTTCGCGTGCGGCGGTGCCCAGGCCCACCGAGTCGCGGGTCAGTGCTTTGATCCGCAATGCCTGGGCGACCCAGATCTCCGGATGCTGCGCCACCGCGGCGCGGGCCAGCCGCAGCACCGGGTCGCCGCCGCGGCGGCGTGCGGCCGAACGCCGGGTCGGTGCGGGCACGATCGTCAGCGGGGTGTCAACGATCCCCCACGACAGCAGCCGGTGCACCCCGACTGCCAGTGCGCGCGCCAGCGGCGCGACGAGATCGGCGCGGCCGTGTTCCTTGAGCGCCAGGATCGCCTGCCGTCGGGCGTTGGCGTAGCGGCCGAGCGCGAACACCGGGACGCCCGCGTCGATGCGCGGGTTCACCACGTGCGGCTCGTCCGGTCTGACGGCCAGCTCCGTGGCACAGGCTTGGCACCAGCGGGACGCCGGCGCCCCGCAGCCGCCGCATTCGGTCGGCAGGATGAGGTCGAGCATGGCGACAGTGTGGCGGGCGGGGCCGACATCGCGGCGCATGGCGTCACTCCCGGCGCGGGCTCACCCTGCGGTCGCGGCGCTGCTCGAGTTCGTCGTCGTCGACAAAGGTCAAGATCGGCTGACCGGGCGCACACAGCATCGTCGCCAGGAAGCGCAGCGGCGCATCGGAGCGGTTGTTGGCGTCGGAGTAGTGGATGACGTCTCCCCCAAGCTCCCAGAACGCCTCACCGGCCTTGATCACCCGCGGGACCTCGCCCTCGAGTGCGAAAAGCATTTCGCCCTCGAGCACGTAGCCGAAGACCGGCCCGCCGGGATGGCGGTGCGGCGCGATGCCCGCGCAGCCCGGCGGGTAGTCGACGGTCACGGTCATGACCTCCGCGTCAGCGGGCACAAAGGGCGGAGTGACGCACTGAATCACGGTCAGCGCGTCCAGCGGCGCGCCGACGGCATCGATCGCCATTGCTTCCTCCTCGGCCGAGCCGGATTCGTCCGCTTCGGTGGCGGCCGCTCGGATTCGGCAGCTGTGCAACGAAATACGTGAGGCGGGGCCCCGCCCCCTTCAGAACAGCAGCTCGAGGTCATCAAGTCCAATGATTGGTTTCGATAATTTCCTTCTCGCTGAGAGATAACATGTCGGGGATGGAACTGCGCCAACTCGAGTACTTCATCGCGGTCGCCAGCGAAATGAACTTTTCGCGTGCGGCGCAACGAGTCCACGTCGTTCAGTCGGCCCTGTCCACCTCGGTGAGCAAGCTGGAAAAGGAACTTGGCGTCGAGCTGTTCGACCGATCCAAACAGCAGATCAAGATGACCCCGGCGGGTGAGCTGTTTCGAGAGCATGCGCGCCGCGTCATCCACACGGCCCGGCTGGCCAAGGATTCGATCGACGACTACCGCGGTGAGCTATCGGGAACCGTCGAGATCGGATCGCTCATATCCTTCGGCCCGCTGGATGTCCCGAAGATCCTCGGAGAATTCCACCGCACCTACCCATTCGTCCGAATCATCCTGCGGCTGAGCCCGACTGGCTCGATGCCCCACGTCTCGGCGATCGCCGACGGTTCGCTCGACCTGGCGTTCGTGTCGGCGCCGGATCGCTTCCCGGCGGGTGTCGATATGCAGCCTCTCTGCGAGGAGCCCATGCTCTTCGTCTGTCGGCCCGACCACCGCCTGGCGCAACGCGACCGCATCGTCATCACCGAACTCGCGGACGAGGACCTGATCGGGTTCCCCGCCGAATTCGGCTTGCGCCGCGTCGTCGAGAACGCCTTCCGGGCAGCTGGCGTCACGCCGCGCACGCCGTATGAAGCGGCGGTCAACTACTGGATGGCGGCCGGCTTGGTACAGCACGGGCTGGGCACGATCTTCATGCCCGCCAGCGACGCCGCCCGTTTTCCGGACCTGCGCGCGGTGCCGTTGCAGCCCGAGATCGTGTGGCCGATCTTTCTCGCCACGGGAGGGCAGAGGCAGATCGCACCGGCCGCCGCCAAGCTCGCCGAGATGCTGCTCGCGTCGGCGCCGCGGCCGCGGCGCCGGCCCAAGGGCAAATAGCCTTATCCAGCAGCATCTTTCGCGACGGCGGAAGTGATATCCGGGCCCGCGGGACGGCTGCAATTAAATCTTCCCGAGCGGTGTTCGGTGTAGGCAACAGGCCATGCACCGGACACGACGCAAGGAGATAGCAAGTGCTACAGGGGGAATCGACACAGCTCGTCCAGGCGGACATCGAGGCACGGGTGCTCGACCTCGTCTACGGCCACTGGCGCAGCCAGATCCTGCGCGCGTTGGCCACGCTCTCGGTGGCCGACCACCTCGCCGACGGCCCAATGACCGCCGCGGAGGTGGCCGCGCGCGAGGGCAGCCTGCCCGACCGCACCTATCGCCTGATGCGGGCGGGCGTGGCCATCGGGATGCTGAAGTCGACCAGAGACGGATTGTTCGAAAGCACAGCGCTGCTCGACGCGATGCACAGCGATTCACCGCGATCGCTGCATCCGATCATCATGGGATTCACCGCACCCTGGCACACGCTGTCGGTGCGGTTGCTGGCGGACGCGATTCGAACGGGCATCCAGCCGGCGACCACCGCACTGGGAACAGACCTGTTCACCTATCTGGAAGAGAACCCGGAGGAGGGGCGCGAGTTCTCCGATCTCATGGCGGCGCTGACAGTTCACTGGGCGGGTGACGTCGCCGACCTGCTCGACACGACCGGCGTCCGGTGCGCGGTCGACGTCGGTGGTGCCAGCGGCAGTCTGCTGCGGCAGCTGCAGGTTCGCAATCCACAACTGCGCGGCGTGATCTTCGACAGACCCAATGTTGCCCAAAAAATCGCCCAGTCGATCGCGGCGAGCGACCAGGCCCAGCGGCTCGACGCCGTCGGTGGCGACTTCTTCGTGTCGGTGCCGCCCGGAGACCTTTACCTGCTCAAGATGATCCTGCACGACTGGGACGACGAACACTGTGTCACCATCCTCGACCGGTGCCGCCAGGCGATAGAACCCGGCGGCCGAGTCGTCATCGTCGAGTGGATCATGGGCGATCCCGACGACCCCGGTTTTGCCGCGCTCATGGACCTCAACATGCTGGCGTCGTGCCAGGACGGCCGGGAGCGCACGCTGGACGAGTTCGACGCGTTGCTGCAGGGCGCCGGTCTGCGGCGCACGGCGTTCCATCGCAACCCGTTGGGACACAGCGTGATCGAAGCTCAGCCGAAATAGCTGCGCGTCACCGATGACGAGTAGTGGTTTTCCTCGCGACTCAGAAAGAGTTTCCGGCTATGGCTCAGCTCGGTAGAAGGCACGAACCCGCCACCGCGGGCCCGGCGATGGCCGACGTGCGTGACATGTACCTGATGCACGACACGCTCCGGCGCGAATTTCGCCTCATGCCGGGATTATTCCGCGGTGTCGCCACGGGCGACACCAAGCGCGCGGCGGTCGTCGCCACGCACGCCGACCTCCTGTGCCGGCTGCTTCACGTGCACCACGAAGCGGAAGACGCGATCCTGTGGCCCAAACTGCGCGAACGGGCGGGGACACAGGCAACCGTTGTGGTGGCCGCAATGGAACAGCAGCACGCGGCCATCGACGCGGCTCTGACGCGGGCGGCCGAGCTGATACCGATCTGGCGAGCCACCACGCGGCGGGGAGCCAACCTTGCCGATGTCTTCGACCACCTGTTCAACGTGCTGGTCGAGCACACTGTGATGGAGGAAGAGCAGATCCTTCCCCTCGCCAAAAGCTGTGTCACGGCACAGGAGTGGAAGCAGATGGCACAGCACGGCATGCACTCCTTCTCGCCGAAGGACATGCTGCTGTGTTTCAGTCTGATGATGCATGAGGGCGACCCCGACGTCGTCAAGGGAGCGCTCGACGACGCACCGCTCGCGGGGCGAATATTGATACCGCGTCTCGGCAAGCGGGTGTTCGCCGCCCACGCCAAGCGTGTGCACGGCGCCCCCTCCCCAAGTGCAGAGGACCGTTGAGCGCGGCGGCGCGTCTACCGTCCCTGGAAGTCGGGTTTCTCGCCGGCAAAAAACGCGCGTTGGCCCCGCGTCCAGTCCTCGGACTTGCACAGGTAGCTGAAAGTTTCGGTCTCGAACGGAATGTTGTCGTTCAACGGCCGACCGACACCCCGAAGAATCGTCTGCTTTGCCGCGCGCACCGCCAACGGACCGTTGGAGGCGATCGTCTCGGCGATGGCGAGCGCTTCGCGCATGAGCTGATGCGGCTCGACGATCTTGGTGACGAAACCGATTCGGAGCGCTTCCTCGGCGTCGTAGATCCGTCCCGTCAAGATCAGCTCCATCGCCCGGCCCAGCCCGATGATGCGCGGCAATCGCGAACAACCCCCGTCGCCGGGCATCAGACCCCACTTGATCTCCTGATGTCCAAAGCGCGCATGCGGCACGGTGATTCGGATATCGCAGAATTCCGCCAGCTCGTGCCCCCCGGCGATGCAGTCGCCGTTGATGGCGGCGATGATCGGAGTGTTGATCGTGTAGCCACCCGAGACTCCCGCCCATCCCGGCCCTTCCCAGGCCCGGCGGCGGTTGTCCTCGTCGCTGGCGGCGCGGATGTGCGGGATGAGCTTCTTCAAGTCCGCGCCGGCCGAAAACGCCGGACCCGCGCCGGTGACGACGGCGACACGGATGTTGGGGTCCGCCTTGATGCGGTCCCAGGCGGCCAGCGTGGCGGCGGACAGTTCGCGGTCGAACGCGTTGCGTTGCTCCGGCCTGCTGAGGGTGACCACGGCGATATGGCCTCGCTCCTCGTATTTCACCACGCCGGTGCGGATGGATGTGTCAGTCACGTCGATGCCCTTTCACCATGTCATGCCCCCGATCTGGCCACCGCTGACGGTCAATACGTGGCCCTGGACGTAGTCCGAAGCGGGCGAGGCCAGCCACGCGACGGCTTCGGCGATCTCGGCCGGCGATCCCACGCGCCCCAAAGGATTGGTGACCACAGCGTTTCGGCGCACCGCCTCGGAGATGCCCAGTTGATGCGCGCGGCCGGCCACCTCGATGCGGTTGCCGGCCTCGGGGTCTGCGGTCAACCGGGTTTCGATGAAGCCGGGGGCCACGGCGTTGACGTTGATGCCGAGGTGCCCCCACTCCTTGGCGAGCGCCTTGGTCATGGCGATGGTCGCGCCCTTGGCGGCCGAGTAGTTGACCTGGCCCCCTTGGCCCATCAGGCCGGCGAGCGAAACCACGTTGACCACCTTGCGATGCGCGAGCCTGCTGGCGGCAAGCTCTTCCTTCGCCGCGGTGCGCATGGGTTTTGCCGCGGCGCGCAGCAGCCGGAATGGCGTGACGGTGTGGATGTCGAGCATCGCCTGGAATTGCTCGTCCGACATGGTGTGTATCGGTCCGTCCCAGGTATATCCGGCGTTGTTGACCACGATGTCCAACCGACCATAGTCCCGCACCGCGGCGTCGACCACGGCCTCGGGCGCGCCGGCGGCAGTGAGATCGACATCGACGGTGGTGGACGGACCGAGCAATTGGGCTGCCGCCGAATGCAATTCGACGCGGGCGAGATCGGTCATGACGACGGCGGCGCCTGCCGCCGAGAGGCGCCGGGCGATCGCGGCGCCGATCCCGCGAGCGGCCCCGGTGACGATGGCGACTCTACCCTCGAGTTCCTCGCTCAACGCGGCTGCCCTGACTCGGCGGCGGGATCGAGCGCGGCGGTGAGCAGGTCGGCGGCGAGCTGCAGCGTCGCGGTGTGTTGGGCGCGGCCACCGGTGCGGTTCTTGATGTCCTCGACTTGGATGGTGCCGACCACGATGCCCCAGATGACATCCGCCAGCGGGACCACCGGCACGTCGCGAATCAGTTCCTGTTGAACGGCGGTCCGAAGGATCGAGCGCGCCAGGGTGAAGTCCTTTCGGCCCTGGGTATCAAGCGCGGCAAGGGTGTTCGGGTCCAGCGTCTCGACCAGCCGTGTCTGGTGCAGCAGCTGGGTGAGCCGGAAGCGCTCGGGGTCGGTGCGGTACGGCGTGAGCACGGCGTCGAGGAATTGACCGATCAGCTGCTGGCAGCTGCCGATCTTCCCCGCCTCGAGGTCGCGCTGCAACGCCTGCAGCTGAGCGCCGATGTCGGCGAACACCGGGAGCATCAGCGTGAGCAGCAGTTCGTCCTTGGTGCGGAAGTAACCGTAGAGCGTCGGCTTGGTGATCTCGGCGCGCAGCGCCACTTCCTCCATCGTGGAACCCGCGAACCCGCGGGTGCTGAACGTCTCCCGAGCCGCCGCCAGGATGCTGTCCCGTCGCGCGTTGCGTTCGCGCTCGCGGCGACGCCGCGCCGCCACCGCCAGCTCATTCGCGTTGGGCATCACTTCCCCGTCCGTCGTACCGGCAATTCACGTTTGAGAGTCTTCCCCATCGAGTTCTTCGGCAGCGCCGCAACGACCTCGACCCGGCGCGGCACCTTGATCGCCGCCAGATGCGCGCGGCAGTGGGCGTCTACATCTGCCGGCGTGACGTCGCCGACGACAAACGCGACGGGAATTTCGCCGCGATAGGGATCGCTCTCGCCGACGACGGCGGCCTCGACGATCCGGGGATGCCGCAGCAATGTCGCTTCGATCTCCGCCGGAGAGACGTTGTAGCCCGAAATCACCAGGAGGTCCTTCTTGCGGTCGACGTAGTGCAGGGCGTCGGTGTGGTCGACGTAGCCGATGTCGCCGGTGCGCAACCAGCCATCGGCGCCGAAGCTCTCCTCGGTGTCCCGCGGCCGGCCGAGATAGCCCCGTGACACCTGTAGGCCGCGAAACTCGATGTCGCCGTGGGCCTCACGGGCGGCGACCCGCCCGTCGACGGTCACCCGGACCTCGCCGACGACCGGCACCCCGAGCGTATCGGGAGTCGGTTTGCCGGGCAGGGCGTTGAACGTGCCCATGCTGTTGAGCTCGCTCATCCCCCATCCGCCGTACAGATCGAGTCCGGTCGTCTCCTTCCACCGCCGCGGCAGGTCGGCCGGGATGGGGGCGGCGCCCGCCGCGCAGATCCGCACGCCGCCAAGGTCGGCGCGCCCCACACCTCGCTGTAGCAGGGCCGCGTACAACGTGGGAGGCCCGAGGAGCACGTTGACCGCGTGCCGTCGCACGCACCCGAGAAAGTCGTCGGGTTCGAACAACGGTCGCGGGATGACCGTGCCGCCGCGCACAAATGTCGGCAGCGAGTAGACGAAAAAACCGCCGGTGTGAAACAGCGGCAGGATGGACACGGCGACCGGGGTTGCCACACCCGGCATCGCCACGGTGTGGGTGACAGCGTTGTGCATCAGGTTGTAATGCGTCTGCAGGACCCCTTTCGGGCGACCGGTGGTGCCCGCGGTGTAGACGATCTGGCCGATATCCGCACGCACGTCGTCGACCTTGTCGGGGTGCGGCCGCGGGCGGGTGTTCATCATGTGGGCGAAAAGCTCTAGCGCCGCGACGGTTTGAGCCTCGCCCGGCGAGGGCCACCATGCGTCCAGGCCGGGATAGGGGGCGAAGCCGGGATCGGCCAGATCGGTGATCGACACCGTGAACACGGTTGGGCGCGCGGCAGCGACGGTCGCCTGCTCGACAACGGGCAGCAGCTTGTCGAGGCAGACGATGACGCGGGGCCGGGCGTCATCGAGCACGAACCGAAGCTCGTCGGCGCGGTACATGACGTTGACGCCGCAATGCACGGCGCCGAGCCGCGCGAGGGCGAAGAAGACTATCCAGTGCATTGCCGAGGTGGGCACCATCACGGCCACGACGTCGCCGCGGCCCACCCCCGTGCTCTGCAGGACGGCGGCCGCGCGACCGACGAAGTCATGCAGTTCGCCGTAGGTGATGGTGTGACCGAGGTAGACGATCGCCGGCGCGTCGGGCCGTTGCTCGGCGTTTCGCCGCACGATGACGTCGACGGTCTCCTCCGGTACCGGCGGAAGCGGTTCGGCCCAGCCCGGGTCGAACATCACATAGGCGTCTTCGGTTCGATACCGCTCGGCCTCCTCGAGCCACTGGGCCGGGTAACCGAGTTCCGCGTAGAACTTGTGTGTTTCGACGTTCATTTAACGGATCGTAAAGTATTCGACTAATCGTCGGCAAGGTGGGATGCAAATCGGGCCGGCCGGGGTTATGGAGAGTTAGGTCGGATCAAGCCGCGCCGCAACTACGAGGCAGAAAGTGACTCGGAACCGCCTATGAGCAACGCACCAAGCTTTCACGGGCCGGATGACGGCAGCTACGTGCTGGGTCATGTCGATCGCGAAGTCCGGCGGCTCCTGTTGCAGGGCAGGCTGTATGACGACTACACCACCTATGTCTTCGAACAGGCGGGTCTGCAACCCGGGATGCGGGTGCTCGACATCGGTTGCGGCCCCGGCGATGTGTCGTTCATCGCGTCACGTCTGGTGGGGCCGATGGGTCGGGTGCTCGGCGTGGATGCCTCCGCGGCGGTCATCGAGTTCGCCCGCGCCCGTGCCGTCGAGCACGGTAGCGACAATGTCCGCTTCGAGCCGATCGCGATCGACGACATCGCGCTCGACGAACCCGTCGACGCCGTGATCGGCCGGATGATCCTGATGTATCTGCCCGACCCAGTCGAATCGCTGCGCCGGCTCGCCGCAATGGTGCGCCCGGGCGGCGTCGTCGCGTTCTGCGAAATGAACTCCACGGTGGCGGGCAGCCTGCCCGACTTGCCGCTGTGGCGTGCGCTGGTAGACGCTGTCGCCCAGGCGTTTCGGAGCGCAGGCTGTGACACAACCTTCGGCATCAAGCTGGATGCGGCGTTTCGCCGTGCCGGCCTGGGGGCGCCCCGGGTACGGCTGGGCGGGGTGGGCGGCGACGCGGACGTCGCGATTCAGCTGGCCGAGACGTGGCGTTCGATGTTGCCGGTGGCCGAACGCGCGGGTCTGGTCTCGGAGGAGCTGGCCGATCTGGACACGCTTGCGCAGCGGCTGCTGGACCAGGCCGCCGCCGCGGAAGCCATCACGATCACGCCGACGCTGATCGGCGCCTGGGCGCGGGTATAGGTGAACGGTGGCGTGCGGGCGATCTCGGCCAACGCACGCCACCGTCGGATCACGCCGTGGGCGCGGCTTGCCGGACGACCTGCGGCGCCCTGGCATCCCGGTCCCCGGTTGGCCAGCGAAAGGCGCCGGGCTTGCGAGCTTCCTTGGTGATCACCGTGACGGTGCTGCGGCAGACGAATTCCTTCACCGACGCCGCCAGCTTGCCCACCAAATAGATTCGTCGGGGCGTGTCGTCGCGATACGACAACTGGATGGTCCCGTGCCGGCGCCCGATGCTGATGTTCTGTCCCACGAACGCCTGGTCGACGACACCGGGCTGTTTGCCCTCGATGCGGTCGAGCACCGTATTCGCCGCCTTGGCGCCCAGCGGGAGCGCTGCCTGACAACCCATGCGCAGCGGTTGATTGCTCGGCGCCGCAGCGTCTCCCGCCGCGACGATGCGCGGATCGTCGATGCTGGTGAGGGTTTCGTCCGTGACCAGGCGGCCCAGTTCGTCGGTACTCAGTCCGCTGCGGGCGGCGAGCTCCGGTACCCCGAACCCGGCGGTCCACACCGTCAGCGCGCTGGGCAACTCACGCCCGTCGGTCAAGCGCACGTAGCCGGCGTCCAATTCCGCGACGACGGCGTCGTCGAGCACCTCGACACCAAGACGCGTGAGTTGACGCCGTACGGAACGGCGCGCCTTCTCCCCAATGGATGGGGCCAAGACCTTCCCACACACCAGCGTCACGTGGACGGTGGGACGTTGTTCGGCGAGTTCGGAGGCCGCCTCTATCCCCGTCAATCCGCCACCGACGACGCAGATCGAAGCGTCCGCCGGCAAGTCGGCCAGGACCGCGCGCACCCGCTCAGCCTGTTCGAGTTCGGCGATGGGATAGGCGAATTCACGCGCGCCAGGCACCGAGGACGGTACCGCGCCGGTGCTGCCAACGGCATAGATCAGGTAGTCGTAGGGCAGCGTTTCGCCCGACGTCAACTCCACGCTGCGGCGGCTGACGTCGATGCGCTCCACCGTGCCGACGACCAATCGCACGGTCTTGCCCAGCATGGCCGCCAGATCCCTGGTGGCCTCGCCACTGCCGGCGACCATCTCATGCAGTCGGATGCGCTCGACGAAGATCGGCCGGGCGTTGACGACCGTGATGTCGACGTCGGGGCGCTGTTGCAACCGGTTGGCGGCCAAGGCGCCGGAATAGCCGCCGCCGATCACGACCACCCGGTGCTTGCGGAACGAAAGTGGTTGCGTGGTTTTCCTTCTCATGACCGAACCTCCTCATGCGGTTTCCTGTGGGTATCTATGCCTTAGGACACCGCCGGTCGGCTCGTTGTGACACCATAGGCCGGGGTGTGTCCCGTTTCACTGCAGTCCGTCGACCGAGGGAACACCGGGCGAGCGACGTTTATTACGCCAATACTTCATCTATTTGACAGATGAAACAGATCGTAAGTGTTCATTGGACAAGATGACCGGGGCGGGGTGTGATGGAAAGACCTGGCCACACCCGACTACCACGAGGTGACGAACATGCCGTCCTCCGCAACGCATTCGAACCCCCGGGGCGTCGACGATCTCGTCGCCCGGTTCGAGCAGGAGGCCCTGCCGTGGCTCGACCAGCTGTATCGCGCGGCCCGCAGGTACACCCGGACGCACACGGACGCGGAAGATCTCGTTCAGGAAACCCTGCTCAGGGCCTACGTGGGCTTTCGATCCTTCAAAGAAGGCACCAACATTCGCGCATGGCTGTTCACGATCATGAACAACGCCTGGATCAACAACCACCGCACCGCCACGCGACGCCCGAATGAGTGGTTGTCCGGGGAAATCGGCGATGTCTCGGTCTCCGTCCGGACACCGCACTGGCGGTCCGGGCAATTGTCGGCTGAATGCGAAGCTCTCGAACTGCTCGGTGACGACGAGGTTCGCGACGCGCTACAGAAACTTCCCGAGGGTCAGCGAATGGCTCTGTACTACGCCGACGTTGAAGGCCTGCGGTACAAGGAGATCGCCGCCGTGCTCGAGATGCCGCTGGGGTCGGTCATGTCTCGCATCCATCGGGGGCGGCGGAACTTGCGGACGTTGCTGGCGGACTATGCGATTCAGCGCGGATACCTCCGCGCACCGGACGCTGTGATCGCCGCATAAGGTTCCCGCAGCGCCTGGCTACCTTGTGCGTTCAAGGCGAGTGCGATAGCTGGCCGCAACTCGTCGTACGCACAGCCGCACCAGCAACCTTTTCTGCGGTGGCATGCCGGCGAGGAAGCGTCGTCGCTCGTCCGTGGTGCATGCCTCGAGAACCGTGCCGACGAAGGCGATGCCGAACCATATGTTACGGCCGCTGAGGAAGGCGGCGCCACGCTCCGTGACCGCGCGCCATTCGGCGTCGGTAAGGTTCTCGTTGATCAGCGGGACGACCCGGTCCTCTTCGGCCCCGAGGTGATCGCTGACCGACTCACGAAGCGCCGTGATCTCGGAAATCAATGTCTCCGCCGCCTGCGATTGGGCCACAGGCGAATCGAGTGCAGTCATCCACTCGGCCAGCCGTAGTTCGACACTGCTCACTAACTTCGCTATGAGCGAGTGCTCGGTCCCCATGCGATGGATGTCTTCTGAGCGCAGCGGTACCCGGGCATGCAGCGTCGGCCACAGCAGTTCGTCTTCGGCGACGTGGTGGTGATGCAACGCCGCCAGAACGTTGGTGATGTGGCCTGCTACAACCTTCATGCGCCGACGCTGCCACGGCCGCACCGAACTTATCAGCTGTGGTGCGAGGTTGAGCTGGTCGCGGAAAACGCGGTGTACCAAGGCCATCTCGAACGCATCGGTAGGCATTCCCTACTCCCCTCGGCCCCGCCCCGGCGGCCAGGCACGCCATCGGCACAATGATCCGTCCGCGATCTCGTCGAACGCCTTCTGGTGAACAAAGCCGCGCATGCGATTCTCCTTGCGGTTGGGGCAATGGTCTCCCCCGTGACGGACACAGAAATGACCCACCTGGGGATTGTGATCTCTAATAGCATTGCCATGAAACATGTTTGGGCGGCATAAATGGTTCGGTACCGTGCAATCCGTGCCGCCGGCAGTTGAGCTTCATCACGTGTCTGCCAGCCCGTGCTCGGCCTTGATCGCATTGGCCGCGCGCTCGCCGATGACCACGCAGGGCGCCATCGTATTTGCGCTCGTGATTCTGGGCATAACGGAGCCATCGGCGACGCGTAGGTTTTCGATTCCGTACACCTTGAGCCTGCCGTCGACGACAGCGAGCGGATCGGTTCCCATCTTCGCGGTGCCGACGAGGTGCCAGTAAGTGAGCGCCGCATCACGCAGA
The sequence above is drawn from the Mycobacterium marseillense genome and encodes:
- the hpf gene encoding ribosome hibernation-promoting factor, HPF/YfiA family; this translates as MDSGQILDQPPSVPDGQAQPTTTADVVFKGRNVEIPDHYRLYVSQKLARLERFDRSIYLFDVELKHAPNRRQRKSCQRVEITARGRGPVSRAEACANSFYAAFESAVDKLEARLRRVKDRRKVHYGDKTPVSLAAATAVPPREPGRAAPAAPAEHDGVESDHEPGRIVRTKEHPATPMTVDDALYEMELVGHDFFLFHDKHTERPCVVYRRHAYDYGLIRLG
- a CDS encoding ComF family protein yields the protein MLDLILPTECGGCGAPASRWCQACATELAVRPDEPHVVNPRIDAGVPVFALGRYANARRQAILALKEHGRADLVAPLARALAVGVHRLLSWGIVDTPLTIVPAPTRRSAARRRGGDPVLRLARAAVAQHPEIWVAQALRIKALTRDSVGLGTAARERNITGRVVLRGRPPRTDVMVVDDIVTTGATARESVRVLQGAGVRVVAVLAIAAA
- a CDS encoding cupin domain-containing protein, with the translated sequence MAIDAVGAPLDALTVIQCVTPPFVPADAEVMTVTVDYPPGCAGIAPHRHPGGPVFGYVLEGEMLFALEGEVPRVIKAGEAFWELGGDVIHYSDANNRSDAPLRFLATMLCAPGQPILTFVDDDELEQRRDRRVSPRRE
- a CDS encoding LysR family transcriptional regulator — translated: MELRQLEYFIAVASEMNFSRAAQRVHVVQSALSTSVSKLEKELGVELFDRSKQQIKMTPAGELFREHARRVIHTARLAKDSIDDYRGELSGTVEIGSLISFGPLDVPKILGEFHRTYPFVRIILRLSPTGSMPHVSAIADGSLDLAFVSAPDRFPAGVDMQPLCEEPMLFVCRPDHRLAQRDRIVITELADEDLIGFPAEFGLRRVVENAFRAAGVTPRTPYEAAVNYWMAAGLVQHGLGTIFMPASDAARFPDLRAVPLQPEIVWPIFLATGGQRQIAPAAAKLAEMLLASAPRPRRRPKGK
- a CDS encoding methyltransferase — protein: MLQGESTQLVQADIEARVLDLVYGHWRSQILRALATLSVADHLADGPMTAAEVAAREGSLPDRTYRLMRAGVAIGMLKSTRDGLFESTALLDAMHSDSPRSLHPIIMGFTAPWHTLSVRLLADAIRTGIQPATTALGTDLFTYLEENPEEGREFSDLMAALTVHWAGDVADLLDTTGVRCAVDVGGASGSLLRQLQVRNPQLRGVIFDRPNVAQKIAQSIAASDQAQRLDAVGGDFFVSVPPGDLYLLKMILHDWDDEHCVTILDRCRQAIEPGGRVVIVEWIMGDPDDPGFAALMDLNMLASCQDGRERTLDEFDALLQGAGLRRTAFHRNPLGHSVIEAQPK
- a CDS encoding hemerythrin domain-containing protein, coding for MADVRDMYLMHDTLRREFRLMPGLFRGVATGDTKRAAVVATHADLLCRLLHVHHEAEDAILWPKLRERAGTQATVVVAAMEQQHAAIDAALTRAAELIPIWRATTRRGANLADVFDHLFNVLVEHTVMEEEQILPLAKSCVTAQEWKQMAQHGMHSFSPKDMLLCFSLMMHEGDPDVVKGALDDAPLAGRILIPRLGKRVFAAHAKRVHGAPSPSAEDR
- a CDS encoding enoyl-CoA hydratase/isomerase family protein: MTDTSIRTGVVKYEERGHIAVVTLSRPEQRNAFDRELSAATLAAWDRIKADPNIRVAVVTGAGPAFSAGADLKKLIPHIRAASDEDNRRRAWEGPGWAGVSGGYTINTPIIAAINGDCIAGGHELAEFCDIRITVPHARFGHQEIKWGLMPGDGGCSRLPRIIGLGRAMELILTGRIYDAEEALRIGFVTKIVEPHQLMREALAIAETIASNGPLAVRAAKQTILRGVGRPLNDNIPFETETFSYLCKSEDWTRGQRAFFAGEKPDFQGR